A DNA window from Ornithinimicrobium humiphilum contains the following coding sequences:
- a CDS encoding TrmH family RNA methyltransferase, with the protein MTRPADLPPSCTWVEDARDERLRDYFSLTDVALRRVVEPERGLYMAESEKVIRRALAAGHRFRSLLMTPRWVDEWPDLLRTAEEQDAPVYVAAPAVAQEMTGFHLHRGVLAAMHRPELPELVEVLRGARRVAVLEDVVDHTNVGAAFRSAAALGVDAVLVTPRCADPLYRRSVRVSMGTVFQVPWTRIDPWPEGVDSLRELGFTVAALALSDDSVSLDDLERDPPRRLALVLGTEGDGLSPRTVAAADLVVRIPMGGGVDSLNVAAASAVAFWAVRPRGDGSA; encoded by the coding sequence ATGACCCGGCCCGCCGACCTGCCCCCGTCCTGCACCTGGGTCGAGGATGCGCGCGACGAGCGCCTGCGCGACTACTTCTCCCTCACCGACGTCGCGCTCCGCCGCGTCGTCGAGCCCGAGCGCGGCCTCTACATGGCCGAGTCCGAGAAGGTCATCCGTCGTGCCCTCGCGGCCGGGCACCGGTTCCGCTCGCTCCTGATGACGCCGCGCTGGGTGGACGAGTGGCCCGACCTGCTCCGCACGGCCGAGGAGCAGGACGCCCCCGTCTACGTCGCCGCCCCGGCGGTGGCGCAGGAGATGACGGGCTTCCACCTGCACCGCGGCGTGCTCGCGGCGATGCACCGGCCCGAGCTGCCGGAGCTGGTCGAGGTGCTGCGCGGGGCCCGACGGGTCGCGGTCTTGGAGGACGTCGTCGACCACACCAACGTCGGTGCGGCCTTCCGGTCCGCCGCAGCCCTGGGCGTCGACGCCGTCCTCGTCACCCCGCGGTGCGCCGACCCGCTCTACCGGCGCAGCGTCCGCGTCTCGATGGGCACGGTCTTCCAGGTGCCGTGGACCCGGATCGACCCCTGGCCGGAGGGCGTGGACAGCCTGCGCGAGCTGGGCTTCACCGTGGCGGCGCTGGCCCTCTCGGACGACTCCGTCAGCCTGGACGATCTCGAGCGCGACCCGCCGAGGCGGCTCGCGCTGGTCCTCGGCACCGAGGGCGACGGGCTCTCGCCGCGCACCGTGGCGGCGGCCGACCTGGTCGTGCGCATCCCCATGGGTGGCGGGGTCGACTCGCTCAACGTGGCCGCGGCCTCCGCCGTCGCGTTCTGGGCCGTGCGGCCGCGCGGGGACGGCTCAGCCTGA
- a CDS encoding sulfite exporter TauE/SafE family protein: MSAWEFGAIALAGLWAGMINTIVGSGTLVTFPTLLFFGYPAVTANVSNSLGLVAGGVTGAWGYRREIRGLGGMLARLAPVSLLGSVIGALLLLVLPPEAFEAIVPALILVGILLVIFGPRINVWARRHSTSHVLTPGRWIALVAGILAAGVYGGYFGAAQGVILVGAMSVLLPLHVQSINGIKNVLGLVVNLVAAVVFLIVEPSVIDWWVVLAVGLGALVGGSLGARIGRALPPWLLRTVIVVIGLVAMAFLLLT; this comes from the coding sequence GTGAGCGCCTGGGAGTTCGGCGCCATCGCGCTCGCCGGGCTGTGGGCAGGCATGATCAACACAATCGTCGGCTCCGGCACCCTCGTCACCTTCCCGACGCTGCTCTTCTTCGGCTACCCGGCCGTGACGGCCAACGTCTCCAACTCCCTGGGTCTGGTCGCCGGCGGCGTCACCGGCGCGTGGGGCTACCGCCGCGAGATCCGCGGCCTCGGCGGCATGCTGGCGCGCCTGGCGCCCGTGTCGCTGCTCGGCTCGGTCATCGGGGCGCTGCTGCTGCTCGTGCTGCCGCCCGAGGCCTTCGAGGCGATCGTGCCCGCGCTCATCCTCGTCGGCATCCTGCTGGTCATCTTCGGCCCGCGCATCAACGTCTGGGCCCGGAGGCACTCCACCAGCCACGTCCTCACCCCCGGCCGCTGGATCGCCCTCGTGGCCGGCATCCTGGCCGCCGGCGTCTACGGCGGCTACTTCGGTGCCGCCCAGGGCGTCATCCTCGTCGGGGCCATGAGCGTGCTCCTGCCGCTGCACGTCCAGTCCATCAACGGCATCAAGAACGTGCTCGGCCTCGTCGTCAACCTCGTCGCGGCCGTCGTCTTCCTCATCGTCGAGCCGTCCGTCATCGACTGGTGGGTGGTCCTCGCCGTCGGCCTCGGGGCGCTGGTGGGCGGCTCGCTGGGGGCCCGCATCGGGCGGGCCCTGCCCCCCTGGCTGCTGCGCACCGTCATCGTCGTCATCGGCCTCGTCGCCATGGCCTTCCTGCTGCTGACATGA
- a CDS encoding ABC transporter ATP-binding protein encodes MSDVLEFAGVGVRRGSADLLRDITWSVEEGERWVVIGPNGAGKTTLLQLAAARMHPTTGVAGVLGEVLGAVDVFDLRPRIGVSSAAVADRIPDEERVSDVVVTAAYGVLGRWREQYDETDERRAAELLEALGVAHLAQRRFGTLSEGERKRVQIARALMTDPELMLLDEPAAGLDLRGREDLVSRLSLLAQDLEAPAMVLVTHHVEEIPPGFTDILMLRDGQVVAAGPIEVTLTAENLSRTFGIPLVVDRHGDRYAARAVQPTDPESSTGDVTG; translated from the coding sequence ATGAGCGACGTCCTGGAATTCGCCGGAGTCGGCGTGCGCCGCGGCAGCGCCGACCTCCTGCGCGACATCACCTGGTCGGTCGAGGAGGGGGAGCGCTGGGTCGTGATCGGCCCCAACGGCGCCGGCAAGACCACGCTGCTCCAGCTCGCGGCCGCCCGGATGCACCCCACCACCGGCGTCGCCGGCGTGCTCGGCGAGGTGCTGGGCGCCGTCGACGTCTTCGACCTGCGTCCCCGCATCGGCGTCTCGAGCGCGGCCGTGGCCGACCGGATCCCCGACGAGGAGCGCGTCAGCGACGTGGTCGTCACCGCCGCCTACGGCGTGCTCGGCCGCTGGCGGGAGCAGTACGACGAGACCGACGAGCGCCGGGCCGCCGAGCTGCTCGAGGCGCTCGGCGTGGCCCACCTGGCCCAGCGCCGCTTCGGCACGCTGTCGGAGGGGGAGCGCAAGAGGGTGCAGATCGCGCGCGCCCTGATGACCGACCCCGAGCTGATGCTGCTCGACGAGCCGGCCGCCGGGCTCGACCTGCGCGGTCGCGAGGACCTCGTGTCCCGGCTGAGCCTGCTCGCGCAGGACCTGGAGGCCCCGGCCATGGTGCTGGTGACCCACCACGTCGAGGAGATCCCGCCGGGCTTCACCGACATCCTCATGCTGCGCGACGGCCAGGTCGTCGCCGCCGGGCCCATCGAGGTCACGCTGACGGCGGAGAACCTCTCGCGCACCTTCGGCATACCCCTCGTGGTCGACCGCCACGGCGACCGCTACGCGGCGCGGGCCGTGCAGCCCACCGACCCGGAGTCGAGCACCGGCGACGTGACCGGGTGA
- a CDS encoding VOC family protein → MITAVHSMIYSDDPTATRAFLKDVLRWPSVSEGERGDAGTGTGTGGTDPAEWLIFRTGPGALGVHPTWWERDGRREVTPTHHSLALMCDDLEATTAELASRGAQFRDEPREMGFGRGVLLVVPGADDLLLYQPHHATAYDLETS, encoded by the coding sequence GTGATCACCGCCGTCCACAGCATGATCTACAGCGACGACCCGACGGCGACGCGGGCCTTCCTCAAGGACGTCCTGCGCTGGCCCTCCGTCTCCGAGGGCGAGCGCGGTGACGCGGGGACCGGCACGGGCACCGGCGGGACCGACCCGGCCGAGTGGCTCATCTTCCGCACCGGGCCGGGGGCGCTGGGCGTGCACCCCACGTGGTGGGAGCGCGACGGTCGGCGCGAGGTCACGCCGACGCACCACTCCCTGGCACTCATGTGCGACGACCTCGAGGCCACGACCGCCGAGCTGGCGTCCCGGGGCGCGCAGTTCCGGGACGAGCCTCGGGAGATGGGCTTCGGCCGCGGCGTGCTGCTCGTCGTGCCGGGGGCCGACGACCTGCTGCTCTACCAGCCGCACCACGCCACGGCCTACGACCTCGAGACCTCCTGA
- the pntB gene encoding Re/Si-specific NAD(P)(+) transhydrogenase subunit beta: MSLDPVQGAYLVAAVLFILSLAGLSRHETARRGNALGIVGMTAALAATIWLAAERAARPGLTLVLIAAAMAVGAVIGLWRARVVEMTAMPQLIASLHSFVGVAAVLIGYNAFLDAPVASGAEEVVHRVEIFLGVLIGAVTFTGSVVAALKLSARISANPLVLPRRHLLNLLALVASTVLLGWFVASGSLVPLVAMTAIALALGWHLVAAIGGGDMPIVVSMLNSYSGWAAAAAGFMLGNDLLIITGALVGSSGAILSYLMCKGMNRSFVSVIAGGFGTEGVVPAPGGEEGEHRESSAEEVAALLQGAGTVVIVPGFGMAVARAQYSVAELTARLRAAGTDVRFGIHPVAGRLPGHMNVLLAEARVPYDLVLDLEQTNAMLPGTDVVLVIGANDTVNPAAVDEPGSPIAGMPVLQVWEAREVVVLKRSMASGYAGVQNPLFFRPNTRMLFGDAKDAVDAVARSLATEADRAGRR; the protein is encoded by the coding sequence ATGAGCCTCGACCCGGTCCAGGGCGCCTACCTCGTCGCCGCCGTCCTGTTCATCCTCTCCCTGGCGGGGCTGTCCCGGCACGAGACGGCCCGGCGCGGCAACGCGCTGGGCATCGTCGGCATGACCGCGGCGCTCGCCGCCACGATCTGGCTCGCCGCCGAGCGTGCCGCCCGCCCCGGCCTGACCCTGGTGCTCATCGCGGCAGCCATGGCGGTCGGCGCCGTGATCGGCCTGTGGCGGGCCAGGGTCGTCGAGATGACAGCGATGCCCCAGCTCATCGCCAGCCTGCACAGCTTCGTCGGCGTGGCCGCCGTGCTCATCGGCTACAACGCCTTCCTCGACGCGCCGGTCGCGAGCGGGGCCGAGGAGGTCGTCCACCGGGTCGAGATCTTCCTCGGGGTCCTCATCGGCGCGGTGACCTTCACCGGCTCGGTGGTCGCCGCCCTCAAGCTCAGCGCGCGCATCTCCGCCAACCCGCTCGTACTGCCCCGCCGGCACCTGCTCAACCTCCTGGCGCTGGTCGCCTCGACGGTGCTGCTCGGCTGGTTCGTCGCCTCCGGGTCCCTGGTTCCCCTGGTCGCCATGACCGCGATCGCGCTCGCCCTCGGCTGGCACCTCGTCGCGGCCATCGGCGGCGGCGACATGCCGATCGTCGTCTCGATGCTCAACAGCTACTCCGGGTGGGCGGCCGCGGCCGCGGGGTTCATGCTCGGCAACGACCTGCTCATCATCACCGGCGCGCTGGTCGGCTCCTCGGGCGCCATCCTCAGCTACCTGATGTGCAAGGGCATGAACCGCTCGTTCGTCTCGGTCATCGCCGGCGGCTTCGGCACCGAAGGCGTGGTGCCCGCACCCGGTGGCGAGGAGGGCGAGCACCGCGAGAGCAGCGCCGAGGAGGTGGCCGCCCTGCTGCAGGGGGCCGGGACGGTGGTGATCGTCCCGGGCTTCGGCATGGCCGTGGCCCGGGCGCAGTACTCCGTCGCCGAGCTGACCGCGCGCCTGCGCGCGGCGGGCACCGACGTCCGCTTCGGCATCCACCCGGTGGCCGGCCGGCTCCCCGGCCACATGAACGTCCTGCTCGCCGAGGCCCGGGTGCCCTACGACCTGGTCCTCGACCTGGAGCAGACCAACGCGATGCTGCCCGGCACCGACGTTGTGCTGGTCATCGGGGCCAACGACACCGTCAACCCCGCCGCCGTGGACGAGCCGGGCTCGCCCATCGCGGGTATGCCGGTGCTCCAGGTCTGGGAGGCCCGCGAGGTCGTGGTGCTCAAGCGGTCGATGGCCAGCGGCTACGCCGGGGTGCAGAACCCGCTCTTCTTCCGGCCCAACACCCGGATGCTCTTCGGCGACGCCAAGGACGCCGTCGACGCCGTGGCCCGCTCCCTCGCGACGGAGGCGGACCGGGCGGGACGGCGCTAG
- a CDS encoding Re/Si-specific NAD(P)(+) transhydrogenase subunit alpha — MLIGVPTETLPGETRVAATPETVGRLVALGHDVVVQAGAGESASFPDESYVAAGAAVGTREQVWAADVVVRVDAPTVEEVELLRPGALLASQLSPGQRPELLASLAERSVTALALDAVPRISRAQSLDVLSSMTNIGGYRAVVEAAYEYGSVFTGQVTAAGTVPPATVFVLGAGVAGLAAVGTAASLGAVVRASDIRPEVGEQVESLGAEFVPVGVSGGGADGYARELGEDLQARAMEVYARECADADIVITTALIPGRPAPVLLTAETVARMRPGSVVVDMAARNGGNCELTRPGEVTTTSNGVRIVGYTDLPARLPTQASQLYGTNVANLLALLTPGRDGTLVLDLDDEVQRGMTVAHGGRVTWPPPPVSVTAAPAPAEAASSETTPDPAPPPRPARPDRVPVLLGAGGLLLALVAATSPPAFVAHLTIFVLAVVVGFYVIRSVTHALHTPLLAETNAISGIILVGALLQVGSENVLVRSLALGATVVASINVFGGFAVTGRMLRMFRKEEPT, encoded by the coding sequence GTGCTGATCGGTGTACCCACGGAGACCCTCCCGGGCGAGACCCGGGTGGCGGCCACGCCCGAGACCGTCGGGCGCCTGGTCGCGCTCGGCCACGACGTCGTCGTCCAGGCCGGCGCCGGCGAGAGTGCCAGCTTTCCCGACGAGAGCTACGTGGCCGCCGGTGCCGCGGTCGGCACCCGCGAGCAGGTGTGGGCCGCCGACGTGGTGGTCCGCGTCGACGCCCCCACCGTCGAGGAGGTCGAGCTGCTGCGGCCCGGCGCCCTGCTCGCCTCGCAGCTGAGCCCCGGCCAGCGGCCCGAGCTGCTGGCCTCCCTGGCCGAGCGCAGCGTCACCGCGCTCGCCCTCGACGCGGTGCCCCGCATCTCCCGGGCGCAGTCCCTCGACGTGCTGTCCTCGATGACCAACATCGGCGGCTACCGGGCCGTGGTCGAGGCGGCCTACGAGTACGGCTCGGTCTTCACCGGCCAGGTCACCGCGGCCGGGACCGTGCCGCCGGCCACGGTGTTCGTCCTCGGGGCCGGGGTGGCGGGGCTGGCGGCGGTCGGCACCGCCGCGAGCCTGGGAGCCGTCGTGCGCGCCTCCGACATCCGGCCCGAGGTGGGCGAGCAGGTGGAGTCGCTGGGGGCGGAGTTCGTCCCGGTGGGGGTGTCCGGGGGCGGGGCCGACGGCTACGCCCGCGAGCTGGGCGAGGACCTGCAGGCCCGCGCGATGGAGGTCTACGCCCGCGAGTGCGCCGACGCCGACATCGTCATCACCACCGCGCTCATCCCCGGGCGGCCCGCGCCGGTCCTGCTGACCGCCGAGACCGTGGCGCGGATGCGGCCCGGCAGCGTCGTCGTCGACATGGCGGCCCGCAACGGCGGCAACTGCGAGCTGACCCGCCCCGGCGAGGTGACCACCACCTCCAACGGCGTGCGGATCGTGGGCTACACCGACCTGCCGGCCCGGCTGCCGACCCAGGCCTCGCAGCTCTACGGCACCAACGTCGCCAACCTGCTGGCCCTCCTGACGCCCGGGCGCGACGGCACCCTGGTCCTCGACCTTGACGACGAGGTGCAGCGGGGCATGACGGTGGCCCACGGCGGCCGGGTGACGTGGCCGCCCCCGCCGGTGAGCGTGACCGCAGCCCCGGCCCCCGCCGAGGCCGCGTCGTCCGAGACGACCCCGGATCCCGCACCGCCACCACGGCCGGCCCGCCCCGACCGCGTCCCGGTGCTGCTCGGGGCCGGCGGCCTGCTGCTCGCGCTCGTCGCCGCGACCTCCCCGCCGGCCTTCGTCGCGCACCTGACGATCTTCGTGCTCGCCGTCGTCGTGGGCTTCTACGTCATCCGCAGCGTCACCCACGCCCTGCACACCCCGCTGCTCGCGGAGACCAACGCCATCAGCGGGATCATCCTCGTCGGGGCCCTCCTCCAGGTGGGCAGCGAGAACGTGCTGGTCCGCAGCCTGGCGCTCGGCGCCACCGTCGTCGCGAGCATCAACGTCTTCGGCGGCTTCGCCGTCACCGGGCGCATGCTGCGCATGTTCCGAAAGGAGGAGCCGACATGA
- the glgA gene encoding glycogen synthase: protein MRIDILSREYPPNVYGGAGVHVAELTRALRELDGVEVRVRAFDDPVEEPGTRGYAVPAGLEEANGALRTLGVDLLMARDVAAEGADLVHSHTWYANLGGHLGSLLAGVPHVISAHSLEPLRPWKAEQLGGGYAISSMAEKVSYEGAAAIIAVSAGMRRDILAAYPSVDPDTVHVVHNGIDSERWRRDTSEAARETVRGHGLDPDAPTVVFLGRITRQKGLPYLLRALRRLDDDVQVVLLAGAPDTPEIEREVIGLVDTLRTDRGRDAAPVVWIGEMLPRDQVIAVLSHSSVFVCPSVYEPLGIVNLEAMACGLPVVATATGGIPEVVVDGETGWLVPIEQVGDGTGTPVDEERFVDDLGAALVAALGDLDEARRRGEAGRRRAVESFSWTSIAERTLEVYRSTLEGRTPPP from the coding sequence GTGCGCATCGACATCCTCAGCCGCGAGTACCCGCCGAACGTCTACGGAGGCGCCGGCGTGCACGTCGCCGAGCTGACGCGCGCCCTGCGAGAGCTCGACGGCGTCGAGGTGCGCGTGCGCGCCTTCGACGACCCGGTCGAGGAGCCCGGCACCCGGGGGTATGCCGTGCCCGCGGGCCTGGAGGAGGCCAACGGGGCGCTGCGCACCCTGGGGGTCGACCTGCTCATGGCCCGCGACGTCGCGGCCGAGGGCGCCGACCTCGTGCACAGCCACACCTGGTACGCCAACCTCGGCGGCCACCTCGGCTCGCTGCTCGCCGGCGTGCCCCACGTCATCAGCGCCCACTCCCTGGAGCCGCTGCGCCCGTGGAAGGCCGAGCAGCTGGGCGGCGGCTACGCGATCTCCTCGATGGCCGAGAAGGTGTCCTACGAGGGTGCGGCCGCGATCATCGCGGTCTCGGCCGGCATGCGCCGGGACATCCTCGCGGCGTATCCGTCCGTGGACCCGGACACGGTCCACGTCGTGCACAACGGCATCGACTCCGAGCGCTGGCGGCGTGACACCTCCGAGGCGGCACGGGAGACGGTCCGCGGCCACGGCCTGGACCCGGACGCCCCCACCGTGGTCTTCCTCGGCCGCATCACCCGCCAGAAGGGCCTGCCCTACCTGCTGCGCGCGCTACGCCGGCTCGACGACGACGTGCAGGTCGTCCTCCTCGCCGGGGCCCCGGACACCCCGGAGATCGAGCGCGAGGTCATCGGCCTCGTCGACACCCTCCGCACCGACCGCGGCCGCGACGCCGCCCCCGTCGTCTGGATCGGCGAGATGCTCCCGCGCGACCAGGTGATCGCGGTGCTCTCGCACTCCAGCGTCTTCGTCTGCCCCTCCGTCTACGAGCCGCTCGGCATCGTCAACCTCGAGGCGATGGCCTGCGGCCTGCCCGTGGTCGCGACGGCCACCGGGGGCATCCCCGAGGTGGTCGTCGACGGCGAGACCGGGTGGCTGGTCCCGATCGAGCAGGTCGGCGACGGCACCGGCACGCCCGTCGACGAGGAACGCTTCGTCGACGACCTCGGCGCGGCCCTGGTGGCCGCCCTGGGCGACCTCGACGAGGCACGCCGCCGGGGCGAGGCCGGCCGCCGCCGTGCCGTCGAGTCCTTCTCCTGGACCTCCATCGCCGAGCGGACGCTGGAGGTCTACCGCTCCACCCTGGAGGGGCGCACGCCACCTCCCTGA
- the glgC gene encoding glucose-1-phosphate adenylyltransferase, producing the protein MALQPRQKVLAIVLAGGEGKRLMPLTADRAKPAVPFGGIYRLIDFALSNIANSGYLKIVVLTQYKSHSLDAHITKTWRMSTLLGNYVAPVPAQQRVGKHWFSGSADAIYQSLNLIHDERPDIVVVVGADHVYRMDFSQMVQQHLETGAACTVAGIRQPIGLANQFGVIDVDPQDPRRIREFLEKPESPQGLPDSPEEVFASMGNYVFTADALEAAVRADALDEDSKHDMGGNIVPAFVQHGDAWVYDFKDNDIPGSTERDHAYWRDVGTIDSYYDAHMDLISVHPVFNLYNEAWPIYTNYGPQPPAKFVHGSRDRVGHAVSSAISPGCVISGSTVSDSVLSPRVKVHSFSHVTRSVLMDKVEIGRSCQIHRAIIDKGVFVPAGVHIGLDRDEDLARGFTVTDSGITVVGKGTIIQG; encoded by the coding sequence ATGGCTCTCCAACCTCGGCAGAAGGTCCTGGCGATCGTCCTCGCGGGTGGGGAGGGGAAGCGCCTGATGCCGCTGACCGCGGACCGCGCCAAGCCCGCGGTGCCCTTCGGCGGCATCTACCGGCTCATCGACTTCGCGCTGTCCAACATCGCCAACTCCGGCTACCTCAAGATCGTCGTGCTGACGCAGTACAAGTCGCACTCCCTCGACGCGCACATCACCAAGACCTGGCGCATGTCGACGCTGCTCGGCAACTACGTGGCCCCCGTCCCCGCGCAGCAGCGGGTCGGCAAGCACTGGTTCTCCGGGTCGGCCGACGCCATCTACCAGAGCCTCAACCTCATCCACGACGAGCGACCCGACATCGTCGTGGTCGTCGGGGCCGACCACGTCTACCGGATGGACTTCTCCCAGATGGTGCAGCAGCACCTGGAGACCGGCGCGGCGTGCACGGTCGCCGGCATCCGCCAGCCGATCGGGCTGGCCAACCAGTTCGGCGTCATCGACGTCGACCCGCAGGACCCGCGCCGCATCCGCGAGTTCCTGGAGAAGCCCGAGTCGCCCCAGGGCCTGCCGGACAGCCCCGAAGAGGTCTTCGCCTCGATGGGCAACTACGTCTTCACCGCCGACGCGCTCGAGGCGGCCGTCCGAGCCGACGCGCTCGACGAGGACTCCAAGCACGACATGGGCGGCAACATCGTGCCCGCGTTCGTCCAGCACGGCGACGCGTGGGTCTACGACTTCAAGGACAACGACATCCCCGGCTCGACCGAGCGCGACCACGCCTACTGGCGCGACGTCGGGACGATCGACTCCTACTACGACGCCCACATGGACCTCATCTCGGTCCACCCGGTCTTCAACCTCTACAACGAGGCCTGGCCGATCTACACCAACTACGGTCCCCAGCCGCCGGCGAAGTTCGTGCACGGCTCCCGCGACCGCGTGGGCCACGCCGTGAGCTCGGCGATCTCCCCCGGCTGCGTCATCTCCGGGTCGACCGTCAGCGACTCCGTGCTCTCCCCGCGCGTCAAGGTGCACAGCTTCAGCCACGTGACGCGCTCGGTGCTCATGGACAAGGTGGAGATCGGCCGCTCCTGCCAGATCCACCGGGCCATCATCGACAAGGGCGTCTTCGTGCCCGCGGGCGTGCACATCGGGCTCGACCGCGACGAGGACCTCGCCCGCGGCTTCACGGTGACCGACTCGGGCATCACGGTCGTCGGCAAGGGCACGATCATCCAGGGCTGA